In one window of Oryza sativa Japonica Group chromosome 9, ASM3414082v1 DNA:
- the LOC9271650 gene encoding small polypeptide DEVIL 9: MDLIRVVVVSMSNAHEQSAGMYGHLILSAARRMVLNHGAAPGYCASAPIKGPSMITLLTMEKVKKKRGKLQNVLREQKARLYIIRRCVVMLLCWSD, from the exons ATGGATCTGATTAGAGTTGTTGTAGTCAGTATGAGCAATGCACATGAGCAATCTGCAG GCATGTATGGCCACTTGATCCTGTCCGCGGCGCGGCGCATGGTCCTCAATCATGGAGCAGCCCCTGGGTACTGTGCCTCAGCACCCATCAAGGGTCCATCTATGATCACATTGTTAA CCATGGAGAaggtgaagaagaagagggggaAGCTGCAGAATGTCCTGAGGGAGCAGAAGGCCAGGCTCTACATCATCCGACGCTGCGTCGTCATGCTTCTCTGCTGGAGTGACTGA
- the LOC112936454 gene encoding small polypeptide DEVIL 4 codes for MKTVNQGKQRGRMTRALKEHRARLYIIRRCIVMLLCWHE; via the coding sequence ATGAAGACTGTGAACCAAGGCAAGCAGAGAGGAAGGATGACCAGAGCTCTGAAAGAGCATAGAGCCAGGCTCTACATCATCCGCCGGTGCATCGTCATGCTCCTTTGCTGGCATGAATGA